One segment of Pan paniscus chromosome 20, NHGRI_mPanPan1-v2.0_pri, whole genome shotgun sequence DNA contains the following:
- the CEBPG gene encoding CCAAT/enhancer-binding protein gamma — translation MSKISQQNSTPGVNGISVIHTQAHASGLQQVPQLVPAGPGGGGKAVAPSKQSKKSSPMDRNSDEYRQRRERNNMAVKKSRLKSKQKAQDTLQRVNQLKEENERLEAKIKLLTKELSVLKDLFLEHAHNLADNVQSISTENTTADGDNAGQ, via the coding sequence ATGAGCAAGATATCGCAGCAAAACAGCACTCCAGGGGTGAACGGAATTAGTGTTATCCATACCCAGGCACATGCCAGCGGCTTACAGCAGGTTCCTCAGCTGGTGCCTGCTGGCCCTGGGGGAGGAGGCAAAGCCGTGGCTCCCAGCAAGCAGAGCAAAAAGAGTTCGCCCATGGATCGAAACAGTGACGAGTATCGGCAACGCCGAGAGAGGAACAACATGGCTGTGAAAAAGAGCCGGTTGAAAAGCAAGCAGAAAGCACAAGACACGCTGCAGAGAGTCAATCAGCTCAAAGAAGAGAATGAACGGTTGGAAGCAAAAATCAAATTGCTGACCAAGGAATTAAGTGTACTCAAAGATTTATTTCTTGAGCATGCGCACAACCTTGCAGACAACGTACAGTCCATTAGCACTGAAAATACGACAGCAGATGGCGACAATGCAGGACAGTAG